The Undibacterium cyanobacteriorum genomic sequence ATCGCAAAGTTTGCTGGAACAGAGTCAGCAGCAATATCAACAGCAGCATCAACAACAACTGCAGCAGATGGAGCGCCATGAACGCTCAGTGCGGGAACAAGTTTTGTCGAGCGCGCAGGCGACGCGGCAAGAATTGAGTTCGAATTTTTTGCAGTTTCAGCAAAGCTTGGCGGCGCAACTCACGACCGTCGCAACGCTTCAAAATAATCAAATCGATACCTTCTCTCAGCAATTGGTCAAACTCAATGAAAGCAATACGCAACAGCTTGAGCAGATGCGGCTCGCATTGATGAAAATGAGTCAGGCGGCGCGCGAAGAGCAGGGCGTCAGTTTGAAAGCGTTCGCCGATAGTCTGAATCAAACGCTGGCCAGTATGAGTGAATCGAATGCACAGCGCTTGTCAGAAATTCGAGCGACCTTGGAACAGAAGATCCAGCAGCTACAAGCCGAGAATGCCAGTAAATTAGAAGAGATGCGTAAGACGGTCGACGAAAAACTGCATGCAACTTTGGAACAAAGGCTCGGTGAATCGTTTAAACAAGTATCCGAGCGTTTAGAGCGCGTGCATCAGGGTCTCGGCGAAATGCAACAGTTGGCGGTTGGCGTTGGCGATCTAAAACGAGTGTTGACCAATGTGAAAACGCGTGGCACCTGGGGCGAAGTGCAATTGGAAATGGTACTCGAGCAAATGCTTACACCCGACCAATATGCAAAAAATGTCGAGACCATTCCGGGTAGCAACGAACGCGTTGAATTTGCCATTAAGCTGCCTGGCAAAGATGATGCGAAAGCGCCAGTCTGGATGCCGATTGATGCCAAGTTCCCTAAGGAACAATATGAACGTTTGCTCGATGCTGCAGAGCGCGCTGACAGCGAGGCCGTGGCACAAGCAGGAAAAGAGTTGGAACGTGCCATCCGTGGTGAGGCAAAAACCATTGCCGATAAATATGTCTCGCCGCCATTGACGACGGATTTCGCGATTCTGTTTTTGCCGACCGAGGGCTTGTATGCCGAGGTAATGCGCCGCCCAGGTTTGGCGGATGATCTACAAAGAACACATCGCGTCTCGATCGCCGGTCCATCGACTTTGTCGGCTTTATTGAATAGCTTACAAATGGGTTTCCGTACTTTGGTATTGGAGAAACGTTCTTCAGAAGTGTGGCAGGTCTTAGGCGCGGTGAAGACCGAGTTCGGCAAGTTTGGCGATGTCTTGGCAGCGACCAAAACTGCACTGCAACGCGCCGCCGACAATATCGAAAAAGCTGAGACGCGTAGCCGTCAAATGAATCGCAAGTTGAAGTTGGTAGAGGCTCTGCCCAGTGAACAGTCGCAAACTCTTTTGGGGGTCGATGAGGCAGAAGTGGATGATGCCAACGATAGCTAGTCTATTTCATCCACAAACTTGGCTTTAGCTTAATCGTCGATCTGTGCCGATATGGGCAGCGTGAACCAGAAGGTTGAGCCTTGGTTTTCTGCTGACGTAAAGCCGATTTGACCATCCATTAACTGCACCAAAGCCTTGCAAATACTTAGCCCTAAACCAGTGCCAATCTGCGGACGATTGTCGCTGGCGCTGGTTTGCGCGAAACGATGGAAAATATTCGGGTGATAGGCGGCGGGAATGCCGGTGCCGAAGTCCTGAATTTCCACGCGAACATGCTCGCCTTGGTCGAGGAGGCGAATTTGGATTTCACTCGCTTGCGGTGAAAAACGAACCGCATTCGACAATAAATTGGCAAAGATCTGCTGCACGCGATTCGCATCGACCATCACCCAAATCGGCACGACAGGGTCAATTAAGTTGTAACGAATCTGCTTTTGTGTGGCATAAATTTCGTTGTCGCTGAGCGAGATTTTCGTCAGACCTGTCAGATCAACGCGTTGCAAATCAAGCGATAAAGTCCCCGAAGCGATTTTCTCAACGTCGATAATGTCACTCAGGAGTGTACTGAGCCGCTCGGAGTTTCGAAGCGCGACTTTGACTAAATTTCGAGCCGTTGGCGGTAAGCTGACCAAGGTCTCGCTAGCCAATAAGCCTAAAGCACCATGGATAGATGTGAGTGGAGTGCGGAGTTCATGATTGACTGTAGAAACATACTCACTTTGAATTTGATCATGGGTTTCGCGCTGTTTGAGCGTTTTGTGCATTTCCAGCAAGTTGCTGTAAGCCCGTAGCGATGAAATAACCGTGGTGCGTAGTTTTTGAACGGTGAGTTCGGACTTGTCTTTGTAGTCGTTGATATCGTAGGCCGCAACCACTTCGGTTTCTGGCGCTTTGCCCGATTGACCTGTGCGTAGAACAATGCGCACCAGTTGGTTCTTGAGTTGTTCCCGAATTTGGCGTGTCAAAACTAAGCCAGCATCTTCGGTTTCCATCACCACATCCAACAGTACTAAGGCGATGTCATTGGGCTTAGCCAAGATCTCAAAGGCTTCTTTAGCACTATAGGCGGAAATGAGTTCTAGAGATTTTTCTTGAAACTTGAAGTCGCTCAGAACTAAGCGCGTCACATGATGCATGTCGGCGTCATCATCGACGATGAGAACGCGCCAAACGTTTGGATTACTGATGCCCAGATCAATGATTTCTTCAAGATCTTCTACAACCAATACTTCATCTTCGTCGGAGAGGGATTTGTCCATCGAGGGCTTTCTTGTATGTCTGCTGCAATACAGCTTTTTTGAGTTTTTATGTGCCGCTTATCTTAATTCAGAATGGGAGCACCAACAAGCGCTATAAGCTTGAGTGTTTCCTTCGGTGCTAGTCAATTTGATACCTAAAGTTAGTAGGTGGTTTGATCTTTAATGTGACATTCGCTTTTTA encodes the following:
- the rmuC gene encoding DNA recombination protein RmuC, with translation MSVFEVVALSALGLIFILQIVILLRKRIDSNAELQSQSLLEQSQQQYQQQHQQQLQQMERHERSVREQVLSSAQATRQELSSNFLQFQQSLAAQLTTVATLQNNQIDTFSQQLVKLNESNTQQLEQMRLALMKMSQAAREEQGVSLKAFADSLNQTLASMSESNAQRLSEIRATLEQKIQQLQAENASKLEEMRKTVDEKLHATLEQRLGESFKQVSERLERVHQGLGEMQQLAVGVGDLKRVLTNVKTRGTWGEVQLEMVLEQMLTPDQYAKNVETIPGSNERVEFAIKLPGKDDAKAPVWMPIDAKFPKEQYERLLDAAERADSEAVAQAGKELERAIRGEAKTIADKYVSPPLTTDFAILFLPTEGLYAEVMRRPGLADDLQRTHRVSIAGPSTLSALLNSLQMGFRTLVLEKRSSEVWQVLGAVKTEFGKFGDVLAATKTALQRAADNIEKAETRSRQMNRKLKLVEALPSEQSQTLLGVDEAEVDDANDS
- a CDS encoding sensor histidine kinase; the protein is MDKSLSDEDEVLVVEDLEEIIDLGISNPNVWRVLIVDDDADMHHVTRLVLSDFKFQEKSLELISAYSAKEAFEILAKPNDIALVLLDVVMETEDAGLVLTRQIREQLKNQLVRIVLRTGQSGKAPETEVVAAYDINDYKDKSELTVQKLRTTVISSLRAYSNLLEMHKTLKQRETHDQIQSEYVSTVNHELRTPLTSIHGALGLLASETLVSLPPTARNLVKVALRNSERLSTLLSDIIDVEKIASGTLSLDLQRVDLTGLTKISLSDNEIYATQKQIRYNLIDPVVPIWVMVDANRVQQIFANLLSNAVRFSPQASEIQIRLLDQGEHVRVEIQDFGTGIPAAYHPNIFHRFAQTSASDNRPQIGTGLGLSICKALVQLMDGQIGFTSAENQGSTFWFTLPISAQIDD